The Streptomyces achromogenes DNA segment ATGGCGGTGCGGGACGGACTCGTCGTCGGATACGCGACGCCGCCGGACCACGCCTACGGGGCGGCCCTGGACGCACTGTGCCAAGGGCTCCCGCCGTACCCGCGGCGGCACCCCGCCGACGGATGAGCCACAGCAGTCCGTCGACGGGGTGCTGGACCTCGACGGGGCAGCGGTCCCGGCCTCCGGGGGTCGGATCCTTCCAGGTCAGGAGGCGCTCCGTGAGCGCCTGATGCGGTCAATGAAGATCAATTCAGTGCCAAAATTAGGAAGCCGAGCGGGAAAAGACAATCGATGGACGCCGCGGCATCGCAGAAACGTCACAGCAGTCACGTCAGGACAACAGGAAGTCCGCCTCTCCCGCCTTCGCTCCCTCGATGAAGGCCGTCATCTCGTCGGTGGTGTAGATCAACGCCGGACCGTCCGGGTCGGTGGACTGACGGACGGCGATCCGGCCGTCGGCGAGCTTCATCGCCTCCAGGCAGTTCCCGCCGTTCCCGCCGCTCCACGGCTTGTGCCAGCCTTCGCTGCCCAAGTCCCGCGCGGGCATGCCGTTGTAGACCCGTTTGCGCGGCTTGATGCGATCCATTCACAACTCCTTGCGGAGATCCCGGAGGATCTCCTTCGTGCGATGTGCTGTAGCGGCCTGCGCCGCCATGCGGTCCATGACCTCGAGGTGGGTCGCCACCTCGGTGCGCGCGTCGAGATAGACCGCGCCGGTCAGGTACTCGCTGTAGACCATGTCCGGAAGCTCCGGCATGGCGAATCGGAAGAGCACGAAGGGCCCGTACGTGCCCGGGTGCGGCCCGTTCGCGAACGGGGCGACCTGCAACGTCACATTCGGCAGCTCCGCGGTCTCGAGCAGTTTGTCGATCTGCGCGCGCATCACCTCCGGGCCGCCGGCTGCGCGGCGCAGGACCGTCTCGTCCATCACGACCCACAACCGGGGCGCGTCCTCGCGGGTGAGCAGATCCTGGCGTTGTATGCGCAGCGCGACAAGGCGCTCGATGTCCTCCGGCCGGGTCTGGCCGATCGCGCCGGACTTGAGGACCCCCCGCGCGTAGTCCTCGGTCTGGAGCAGTCCGGGGACGAAGTGGGGCTCGTACTGGCGGATGAGGGCCGCGGCGCCCTCGAGGCTGACGTGCATCGAGAACCAGCCAGGCAGGACGTCGTGGAAGCGCTGCCACCAGCCCGGCTTGTTGGCGTCCTCGGCGAGCTGGACGAAGCCCTCGGCCT contains these protein-coding regions:
- a CDS encoding DUF397 domain-containing protein, yielding MDRIKPRKRVYNGMPARDLGSEGWHKPWSGGNGGNCLEAMKLADGRIAVRQSTDPDGPALIYTTDEMTAFIEGAKAGEADFLLS
- a CDS encoding helix-turn-helix domain-containing protein, giving the protein MSEPRSAPTVGQVVLGRRLLDLRERAGLKREEAAGILRVAPATVRRMEMAEVSLKIPYLQLLLKAYGVTDEEAEGFVQLAEDANKPGWWQRFHDVLPGWFSMHVSLEGAAALIRQYEPHFVPGLLQTEDYARGVLKSGAIGQTRPEDIERLVALRIQRQDLLTREDAPRLWVVMDETVLRRAAGGPEVMRAQIDKLLETAELPNVTLQVAPFANGPHPGTYGPFVLFRFAMPELPDMVYSEYLTGAVYLDARTEVATHLEVMDRMAAQAATAHRTKEILRDLRKEL